One region of Salvelinus namaycush isolate Seneca chromosome 3, SaNama_1.0, whole genome shotgun sequence genomic DNA includes:
- the btr02 gene encoding bloodthirsty-related gene family, member 2 translates to MASTISLVSERHFLCPLCQDIFSSPVTTPCGHSFCQACLCGYWTRHRSDYCPLCKRLFHSRPDLSVNRILVDVCDNYRKTRPESLEESHDTPQVVDTDQMIQERLKKVDRLRHSLQLLKNSCVREVRESQKVFSALVSSMEKSHKAVVTAIEERQGKEERIVEKLVKELEQEIQQLRNGDTDLGPCQSQQSHDELCGGDGQKSVAVSTTSTTGYSERRDWSKVSMETDPCMGVTRRAVSDLMDMVKGELCRLSKAELKKIQNYTVDISLSPKTAHAFLSVSDDRKQVRHTDKHQEVPDNPKRFDRVSNVLGRESFSSGRYYWEVEVGEKIEWILGVARQSINRKGKFTVSPANGFWTLSLKSGGQYVAYTSPTVTPVGLQQKPRKVGVFLDYVEGRVSFYCAETGVHIHTFTDSFTDRLHPLFSPGRQHGGRNIAPLIISTSFCSI, encoded by the exons ATGGCATCTACCATCAGCCTCGTCTCCGAGAGGCACTTCCTGTGCCCGCTGTGTCAGGACATCTTCAGCAGTCCCGTGACTACTCCGTGTGGCCACAGTTTCTGTCAGGCCTGCCTGTGTGG GTACTGGACCCGGCACCGTTCAGACTACTGTCCCCTCTGCAAGAGGTTGTTCCATTCCAGGCCAGACCTTAGTGTCAACCGCATCCTGGTTGACGTCTGTGACAACTACAGGAAGACACGGCCTGAGAGCCTTGAGGAGAGCCACGACACG CCACAGGTTGTAGACACTGACCAGATGATCCAGGAGAGACTGAAGAAAGTTGACAGACTCAGACACTCCCTGCAGCTCCTCAAA AACTCGTGTGTGAGGGAGGTGCGTGAGAGCCAGAAGGTGTTCTCTGCCCTCGTCAGTTCCATGGAGAAGAGCCACAAGGCCGTGGTGACAGCCAttgaggagagacaggggaaggaggag AGGATTGTTGAGAAGCTGGTGAAGGAGCTGGAACAGGAGATTCAACAGCTGAGGAATGGAGACACTGACCTGGGGCCTTGTCAATCTCAGCAGAGCCATGATGAGCTCTGTGGTGGAGATGGTCAGAAGAGTGTTGCAGTG AGCACCACTTCCACCACGGGCTACTCTGAGAGGAGGGACTGGTCCAAGGTTTCCATGGAGACAGACCCCTGTATGGGCGTGACCAGGAGAGCAGTGTCAGACCTGATGGACATGGTTAAAGGAGAGCTCTGTAGACTCTCTAAAGCTG AGCTGAAGAAAATACAGAATTATACAG TAGACATCTCCCTGAGTCCCAAGACGGCCCACGCCTTCCTCTCGGTCTCAGACGACCGGAAACAGGTgcgacacacagacaaacaccaaGAGGTCCCAGACAACCCCAAGAGGTTTGACCGCGTGTCCAACGTCCTGGGAAGAGAATCCTTCAGCAGCGGCAG GTACTActgggaggtggaggtgggagagAAGATAGAGTGGATCCTGGGCGTGGCCAGACAGTCCATCAACAGGAAAGGGAAGTTTACAGTCAGCCCAGCCAATGGCTTCTGGACACTGAGCCTAAAGAGCGGGGGTCAATACGTAGCTTACACCTCCCCCACTGTCACCCCCGTGGGCCTGCAGCAGAAGCCCAGGAAGGTGGGGGTGTTTCTGGACTACGTGGAGGGCCGAGTGTCCTTCTACTGCGCGGAGACTGGGGTTCACATCCATACGTTTACAGATAGCTTCACTGATAGACTACATCCCCTCTTTAGTCCTGGGAGGCAACATGGGGGCAGGAATATCGCTCCTCTGATTATTAGTACTAGCTTCTGTAGCATCTGA
- the LOC120044709 gene encoding claudin-6-like, whose translation MATTGMQLLGLVLSLVGWVGGFLVCSIPLWRVTAFIGNNIVTAQIIWEGLWMTCIVQSTGQIQCKVYDSLLALPSDMQAARSLTVLSVLLCGLALALGVVGVKCTKCIGQNSLKARIARISGFLFGIAGFLYLVPICWTAHSIIRDFYDPHVAAPHKRELGPALYLGWGASALLLIGGSLLYAGSSPPGIPGSPTFSSDSSPRRGPAAQVRGYV comes from the coding sequence ATGGCGACCACCGGCATGCAGCTCCTGGGCCTGGTCTTGTCCCTGGTTGGCTGGGTGGGCGGCTTCCTGGTATGCTCTATTCCGCTGTGGCGCGTCACCGCCTTCATCGGCAACAACATTGTGACGGCTCAGATCATCTGGGAGGGGCTGTGGATGACCTGCATTGTCCAATCAACGGGCCAGATCCAGTGCAAGGTGTACGACAGTCTCTTGGCCCTGCCCAGCGACATGCAGGCGGCCCGGAGCCTCACCGTGCTCTCCGTCCTCCTCTGTGGCCTGGCCCTGGCTCTAGGTGTGGTGGGGGTAAAGTGCACCAAGTGTATTGGTCAGAATAGTCTGAAGGCTCGTATTGCAAGGATCTCCGGCTTTCTGTTCGGCATTGCTGGGTTTCTCTACCTGGTTCCTATCTGCTGGACGGCCCACTCCATTATCAGGGACTTCTATGATCCCCACGTGGCTGCGCCGCACAAGAGAGAGCTAGGCCCCGCCCTATACCTGGGCTGGGGGGCGTCAGCCTTGCTCCTGATTGGTGGGTCGCTGCTGTATGCGGGGTCGAGTCCTCCCGGCATCCCCGGGTCTCCGACCTTCAGCAGCGACAGCAGCCCCCGTAGAGGACCTGCCGCTCAGGTCAGAGGTTACGTCTGA